A genomic region of Micromonospora sp. NBC_01796 contains the following coding sequences:
- a CDS encoding thiamine pyrophosphate-binding protein, giving the protein MVQTARESAVDPILAEPSRDPERISGGHLVAKALKAEGVDVIFTLCGGHIIDIYDGCVDEGIAVVDVRHEQVAAHAADGYARATGKPGCAVVTAGPGTTDAVTGVANAFRAESPMLLIGGQGALNQHKMGSLQDLPHVDMMTPITKFAATVPHTARAADMVSMAFREAYNGAPGPSFLEIPRDVLDAEVRLSDCTIPQPGRYRASTKSIGDPAAIQQLADILVKAKKPTVLLGTQVWTARGSDAAIDFVRTLNIPAYMNGSARGTLPPGDPHHFHLSRRYAFNNADVIIIVGTPFDFRMGYGRRLPKNATVVQIDLDYRTVGKNRDIDLGLVGDPGAILAAVAQAASGRIDNGAAGRKPWFAELRAEETAAYEKRLPRQLSDASPIHPLRLAHEINEFLTEDSIYIGDGGDIVTFSGGVVQPKSPGHWMDPGPLGTLGVGIPFVLAAKYGRPDKEVVALFGDGAFSLTGWDFETLVRFNLPFVGVVGNNSSMNQIRYGQAQKYGAARARVGNTLGDVRYDEFARMLGGYGEEVRNPEDIGPAMQRARESGLPSLINVWVDPDAYAPGTMNQTMYK; this is encoded by the coding sequence ATGGTTCAGACCGCGAGGGAATCCGCCGTGGACCCGATCCTGGCCGAGCCGAGTCGCGACCCGGAGCGGATCTCCGGTGGACACCTGGTGGCCAAGGCGCTCAAGGCCGAGGGCGTCGACGTCATCTTCACGCTCTGCGGTGGCCACATCATCGACATCTACGACGGTTGTGTCGACGAGGGCATCGCGGTGGTCGACGTACGGCACGAGCAGGTCGCCGCGCACGCGGCCGACGGTTACGCGCGGGCCACCGGCAAGCCGGGGTGCGCGGTCGTCACCGCGGGACCCGGCACCACCGACGCCGTCACCGGTGTGGCGAACGCGTTCCGGGCGGAGAGCCCGATGCTCCTGATCGGCGGTCAGGGCGCGCTCAACCAGCACAAGATGGGGTCACTGCAGGACCTGCCGCACGTCGACATGATGACGCCGATCACCAAGTTCGCCGCCACGGTGCCGCACACCGCCCGCGCGGCCGACATGGTCTCGATGGCGTTCCGCGAGGCGTACAACGGTGCTCCGGGCCCGTCCTTCCTGGAGATCCCGCGCGACGTGCTCGACGCCGAGGTGCGCCTGTCCGACTGCACCATCCCGCAGCCCGGTCGCTACCGCGCCTCGACCAAGAGCATCGGTGACCCGGCGGCCATCCAGCAGCTCGCCGACATCCTGGTCAAGGCCAAGAAGCCGACCGTGCTGCTGGGCACCCAGGTCTGGACCGCGCGGGGCAGTGACGCCGCGATCGACTTCGTCCGGACGCTCAACATCCCCGCGTACATGAACGGCTCGGCGCGCGGCACGCTGCCGCCCGGCGACCCGCACCACTTCCACCTGTCGCGGCGGTACGCGTTCAACAACGCCGACGTCATCATCATCGTCGGCACCCCGTTCGACTTCCGGATGGGCTACGGCCGGCGGCTGCCGAAGAACGCGACCGTGGTGCAGATCGACCTGGACTACCGCACCGTCGGCAAGAACCGCGACATCGACCTCGGCCTGGTCGGCGACCCGGGTGCGATCCTCGCCGCGGTGGCCCAGGCCGCGTCCGGCCGGATCGACAACGGCGCCGCGGGCCGCAAGCCCTGGTTCGCCGAGCTGCGGGCCGAGGAGACCGCGGCGTACGAGAAGCGGCTCCCGCGCCAGCTCTCCGACGCCAGCCCCATCCACCCGCTGCGGCTGGCCCACGAGATCAACGAGTTCCTCACCGAGGACTCGATCTACATCGGCGACGGCGGCGACATCGTGACCTTCTCCGGTGGCGTGGTGCAGCCGAAGTCGCCGGGACACTGGATGGACCCCGGTCCCCTGGGCACCCTCGGCGTCGGCATCCCGTTCGTGCTCGCCGCGAAGTACGGCCGGCCGGACAAGGAGGTCGTCGCGCTCTTCGGCGATGGTGCCTTCAGCCTCACCGGGTGGGACTTCGAGACGCTGGTCCGGTTCAACCTCCCGTTCGTCGGCGTGGTCGGCAACAACTCGTCGATGAACCAGATCCGCTACGGCCAGGCGCAGAAGTACGGCGCCGCCCGTGCCCGCGTCGGCAACACCCTGGGCGACGTCCGCTACGACGAGTTCGCCCGGATGCTCGGCGGGTACGGCGAGGAGGTGCGCAACCCGGAGGACATCGGCCCGGCCATGCAGCGGGCCCGGGAGTCCGGGCTCCCCTCGCTGATCAACGTCTGGGTCGACCCCGACGCGTACGCCCCGGGCACCATGAACCAGACCATGTACAAGTAA
- a CDS encoding GntR family transcriptional regulator, which translates to MTDWDSSPPAAASGGRRLAAARAEARAVRQPLERPAPLRQAVYDVIAEMIINRELQPGEHLVENELAAQLGVSRQPVREALQRLHSEGWVDLRPALGAFVHVPTEAEADQLLAARTLLETESARLAARGATPEHIEHLWGLQRAGEKALSDDDQEGMVAANAALHAYVVSMSGNNVLAELIALVDRRVRWYYLPIARSRGREAWDEHAALIEVIASRNGKRAGDMMRRHTERTRESYHKRRKEAAEREALA; encoded by the coding sequence ATGACGGACTGGGACTCGAGCCCGCCAGCCGCCGCCAGCGGTGGACGACGGCTCGCCGCCGCACGAGCCGAGGCTCGGGCCGTACGCCAGCCGTTGGAGCGTCCCGCACCCCTGCGCCAGGCGGTCTACGACGTGATCGCCGAGATGATCATCAACCGGGAGCTGCAACCGGGTGAGCACCTGGTCGAGAACGAGCTGGCCGCCCAGCTCGGAGTGAGCCGGCAACCGGTACGCGAGGCGCTGCAACGGCTGCACAGCGAGGGCTGGGTCGACCTGCGCCCCGCTCTCGGCGCGTTCGTCCACGTGCCGACCGAGGCCGAGGCGGACCAGCTCCTGGCCGCCCGTACGCTGCTCGAGACCGAGTCTGCCCGGTTGGCCGCGCGTGGGGCCACCCCGGAGCACATCGAGCATCTCTGGGGCCTGCAGCGCGCCGGTGAGAAGGCGCTCAGCGACGACGACCAGGAGGGCATGGTCGCCGCGAACGCCGCCCTGCACGCGTACGTGGTGTCGATGTCGGGCAACAACGTGCTGGCCGAGCTGATCGCGCTGGTGGACCGCCGGGTGCGCTGGTACTACCTGCCGATCGCGCGGTCACGCGGCCGGGAGGCCTGGGACGAGCACGCGGCCCTGATCGAGGTCATCGCCAGCCGCAACGGCAAGCGCGCGGGCGACATGATGCGCCGGCACACCGAACGGACCCGGGAGAGCTACCACAAGCGGCGCAAGGAGGCCGCTGAGCGGGAGGCTCTGGCCTGA
- the gcl gene encoding glyoxylate carboligase: METMAKIPCMEAVVTVLRSEGVDIAFGCPGAAILPLYAALKNSDIRHLIVRHEEGATHMADGWARTNGRVGVAIGTSGPAGTNMITGLYTAQADSIPMICITGQAPTTKLHQEAFQAVDIVEIAKPVTKWAVQVKEAAQAPWIFREAFRIARSGRPGPVLIDLPLDVQRQEIEWDATIDAPLPVTRVEPHPPRVERALDLLLAAERPLILAGGGVILGEATDLLREVAETLNIPVQVTLMGKGSLPEDHDLFAGMTGIQTTQRYGNASFLESDLVLALGARFGDRHTGDLETYRGDRKFIHVDIEPTQIGKVFGPDLGVVSDTGAFLAALLDAVRRRGAEVDRGQWVSRVRTLRRTLTRRDDFDSVPIKAPRVFREINEFFGPETYFVTAIGLYQIWSGQFQNVFKPRHYQVCGQAGPLGWEIPAAIGVKSARPDAEVVGVVGDYSFQFLVEELAVAAQYNVPFVLVMLNNEYLGLIRQAEIGYGMNFEVDIHYDEYGTDNVKIMEAYGCSGRRVTEPGEIGDALAWASKEARRTSRPVLVEVMVEREANTAHGLSIAKVNEYEPVPESVPAQASAD; the protein is encoded by the coding sequence ATGGAAACTATGGCCAAGATCCCCTGCATGGAAGCGGTGGTCACCGTGCTCAGATCGGAGGGCGTGGACATCGCGTTCGGCTGTCCCGGCGCCGCCATCCTGCCGCTGTACGCCGCGTTGAAGAACAGCGACATCAGGCACCTCATCGTCCGGCACGAGGAGGGCGCCACCCACATGGCGGACGGCTGGGCCCGTACCAACGGGCGGGTCGGTGTCGCCATCGGCACCTCCGGCCCGGCCGGGACCAACATGATCACGGGGCTCTACACCGCGCAGGCGGACTCCATCCCGATGATCTGCATCACCGGGCAGGCGCCCACCACGAAGCTGCACCAGGAGGCGTTCCAGGCGGTGGACATCGTCGAGATCGCCAAGCCGGTGACCAAGTGGGCGGTGCAGGTGAAGGAGGCCGCGCAGGCACCCTGGATCTTCCGGGAGGCGTTCCGGATCGCCCGGTCCGGGCGCCCCGGCCCGGTCCTGATCGACCTGCCGTTGGACGTGCAACGCCAGGAGATCGAGTGGGACGCCACCATCGACGCCCCGCTGCCGGTCACCCGGGTCGAACCGCACCCGCCACGGGTGGAACGCGCCCTGGACCTGCTGCTGGCCGCCGAGCGCCCGCTCATCCTGGCCGGTGGCGGGGTCATCCTCGGCGAGGCCACCGACCTGTTGCGCGAGGTCGCCGAGACGCTGAACATCCCGGTCCAGGTCACCCTGATGGGCAAGGGTTCGCTGCCGGAGGACCACGACCTGTTCGCCGGGATGACCGGGATCCAGACCACGCAGCGCTACGGCAACGCGTCCTTCCTGGAGTCCGACCTGGTGCTCGCGCTCGGCGCCCGGTTCGGTGACCGGCACACCGGTGACCTGGAGACCTACCGGGGCGACCGGAAGTTCATCCACGTCGACATCGAGCCCACCCAGATCGGCAAGGTGTTCGGCCCGGACCTCGGTGTCGTGTCGGACACCGGCGCGTTCCTGGCGGCACTGCTCGACGCGGTCCGGCGCCGCGGCGCCGAGGTCGACCGTGGGCAGTGGGTGTCGCGGGTGCGTACGCTGCGCCGGACACTGACCCGTCGGGACGACTTCGACTCGGTGCCGATCAAGGCACCCCGGGTCTTCCGGGAGATCAACGAGTTCTTCGGTCCGGAGACGTACTTCGTCACCGCGATCGGGCTCTACCAGATCTGGTCCGGGCAGTTCCAGAACGTCTTCAAGCCCCGGCACTACCAGGTCTGCGGCCAGGCCGGGCCGCTCGGTTGGGAGATCCCGGCCGCGATCGGGGTCAAGTCGGCCAGACCCGACGCCGAGGTGGTCGGCGTGGTGGGCGACTACTCGTTCCAGTTCCTGGTCGAGGAGCTCGCCGTCGCCGCCCAGTACAACGTGCCGTTCGTGCTGGTGATGCTCAACAACGAGTATCTCGGCCTGATCCGGCAGGCCGAGATCGGCTACGGCATGAACTTCGAGGTGGACATCCACTACGACGAGTACGGCACCGACAACGTCAAGATCATGGAAGCGTACGGCTGCTCCGGTCGCCGGGTCACCGAGCCGGGCGAGATCGGCGACGCGCTCGCCTGGGCCAGCAAGGAGGCCAGGCGGACCAGCCGACCGGTGCTGGTCGAGGTGATGGTCGAACGTGAGGCGAACACCGCACACGGCCTCTCCATCGCAAAGGTCAACGAGTACGAGCCGGTGCCCGAGAGCGTGCCGGCGCAGGCGAGCGCCGACTGA
- a CDS encoding hydroxypyruvate isomerase family protein, producing the protein MTAHDLRFDVNLSILFTELPLLQRPAAAAAAGFDAVEFWWPFAEPVPADRDVTAFLNALDHAGVRLVGLNFDAGDMPAGDRGLLSQPANSARFRANIASAVGIAEATGCRALNALYGNRVDGVDPAEQDDLAAENLALAAEAAAGAGAIVLLEPLNSAQNPAYPLATATDVRAVIDRVRVGSGQHNVRLLCDLYHLASNGEDLEKVITTHTGHIGHVQIADAPGRNQPGTGELDLDGLLAQLERAGYRGYVGCEYKPLGPSADSFGWLPRERRSSARL; encoded by the coding sequence ATGACGGCACACGACCTCCGGTTCGACGTGAACCTCTCCATCCTGTTCACCGAACTTCCGCTGCTCCAACGGCCGGCGGCGGCCGCCGCGGCCGGTTTCGACGCGGTCGAGTTCTGGTGGCCGTTCGCCGAGCCGGTCCCGGCCGACCGCGACGTCACGGCCTTCCTCAACGCGCTCGACCACGCCGGGGTACGGCTCGTCGGGCTGAACTTCGACGCCGGTGACATGCCCGCCGGCGACCGCGGTCTGCTTTCCCAGCCGGCGAACTCGGCCCGGTTCCGGGCCAACATCGCCTCGGCGGTCGGGATCGCCGAGGCGACCGGCTGCCGGGCCCTGAACGCGCTGTACGGCAACCGGGTCGACGGGGTCGATCCGGCCGAGCAGGACGACCTGGCGGCGGAGAACCTGGCGCTGGCCGCCGAGGCAGCCGCCGGTGCCGGCGCGATCGTGCTGCTCGAACCGCTGAACAGCGCGCAGAACCCGGCCTACCCGCTGGCCACCGCCACCGACGTGCGCGCGGTGATCGACCGGGTACGGGTCGGCTCCGGGCAGCACAACGTACGGCTGCTCTGCGATCTGTACCACCTGGCCAGCAACGGTGAGGACCTGGAAAAGGTGATCACCACCCACACCGGCCACATCGGTCACGTACAGATCGCCGACGCGCCGGGACGCAACCAGCCCGGCACCGGTGAGCTCGACCTCGACGGGTTGCTCGCCCAGCTCGAACGGGCCGGCTACCGCGGCTACGTGGGCTGTGAGTACAAGCCGCTCGGGCCGAGCGCGGACAGCTTCGGGTGGCTTCCCCGGGAACGCCGTTCGTCGGCCCGGCTCTGA
- a CDS encoding aldehyde dehydrogenase family protein, with amino-acid sequence MPLILKPGTAWPDVYARCRTVAPEAFLDGRLCNYWDGRWQPDGVPALATSPVDGTPIAGPPRVTGETATAAVRASLDTHRTWSALPLAERKARVGTTLDALAEHRDLLALLLVWEIGKPWRLARADVDRCIEGVRWYVDEIDDMLDGRTPLAGPISNIASWNYPMSVIVHAMLVQALAGNAVIAKAPSDGGVSCLTLAVAIAARHGLPFTLISGGGAELSSVLVAAPEIGCVFFVGGRDVGGQVAAGLVDSDKRHVLEQEGLNCWGVWEFTDWDLLTANVRKSFEYAKQRCTAYPRYVVQRSLFDRFLNAYLPAVRGVRFGHPLAIEPGQEDFPELDFGPLIKDAKVKELNDAVNEAIDKGGVPIYRGSLDSGSFLPGQDTSAYLPPTAILAPPPSSPLFHAEPFGPVDTIVLVDTEAELLAAMNASNGALVASIACDDEATAYRLGAELQAFKVGVNRPRSRGDRQEVFGGKGASWRGAFVGGALLVHAVTEGPADERLYGNFPSHARYPAV; translated from the coding sequence GTGCCCCTGATCCTCAAGCCTGGCACCGCCTGGCCAGACGTCTATGCCCGCTGCCGGACGGTGGCGCCCGAGGCGTTCCTCGACGGCCGCCTCTGCAACTACTGGGATGGCCGGTGGCAACCCGACGGTGTGCCCGCCCTGGCCACCTCCCCCGTGGACGGGACGCCCATCGCCGGCCCGCCCCGGGTCACCGGGGAAACCGCGACCGCCGCGGTCCGGGCCTCACTCGACACCCACCGAACCTGGTCCGCCCTGCCGCTGGCCGAACGCAAGGCGCGGGTCGGCACCACCCTGGACGCTCTGGCGGAGCACCGTGACCTGCTCGCCCTGCTCCTGGTCTGGGAGATCGGCAAGCCCTGGCGGCTGGCCCGGGCCGACGTCGACCGGTGCATCGAGGGGGTCCGCTGGTACGTCGACGAGATCGACGACATGCTCGACGGGCGGACCCCGTTGGCCGGGCCGATCAGCAACATCGCGAGCTGGAACTACCCGATGAGCGTCATCGTGCACGCGATGCTGGTCCAGGCGCTCGCCGGAAACGCGGTGATCGCCAAGGCACCCTCCGACGGCGGGGTGAGCTGCCTGACCCTGGCCGTGGCCATCGCCGCCCGGCACGGACTGCCGTTCACCCTGATCAGCGGCGGCGGCGCGGAACTCTCCTCGGTCCTGGTCGCCGCGCCGGAGATCGGCTGCGTCTTCTTCGTCGGCGGTCGCGACGTCGGTGGCCAGGTGGCCGCCGGACTGGTCGACTCGGACAAGCGGCACGTCCTCGAACAGGAGGGACTCAACTGCTGGGGGGTGTGGGAGTTCACCGACTGGGACCTGCTCACCGCCAACGTCCGCAAGTCCTTCGAGTACGCCAAGCAGCGCTGCACCGCCTACCCCCGGTACGTGGTGCAGCGGTCGCTGTTCGACAGGTTCCTCAACGCGTACCTGCCCGCGGTGCGGGGGGTGCGGTTCGGGCACCCGCTGGCGATCGAGCCCGGTCAGGAGGACTTCCCCGAGCTCGACTTCGGCCCGCTGATCAAGGACGCCAAGGTCAAGGAGCTCAACGACGCGGTGAACGAGGCGATCGACAAGGGCGGCGTACCGATCTACCGGGGCTCGTTGGACAGCGGGAGCTTCCTGCCGGGTCAGGACACCTCGGCGTACCTCCCGCCGACGGCGATCCTGGCCCCACCGCCGTCCTCGCCGCTGTTCCACGCCGAGCCGTTCGGGCCGGTCGACACCATCGTGCTGGTCGACACCGAGGCGGAACTGCTGGCCGCGATGAACGCCAGCAACGGGGCGCTGGTCGCCTCGATCGCCTGTGACGACGAGGCGACCGCGTACCGGCTCGGCGCCGAACTCCAGGCGTTCAAGGTCGGCGTCAACCGGCCCCGTTCGCGCGGGGACCGGCAGGAGGTCTTCGGCGGCAAGGGCGCGTCCTGGCGGGGCGCCTTCGTCGGCGGCGCGCTGCTCGTCCACGCGGTCACCGAGGGACCCGCCGACGAGCGGTTGTATGGCAACTTCCCCTCGCACGCCCGGTATCCGGCGGTGTGA
- a CDS encoding 2-dehydropantoate 2-reductase — translation MRVAVLGAGAIGAYVGAALCRAGVDVHLIARGAHLAALQQNGVRILSPRGDFSAHPHATDDPAAVGPVDYVFLGLKAHSYASAGPLLAPLLGPQTALIAAQNGIPWWYFHKLDGPYENQRIQAVDPDGQTSAVMEPERAIGCVVYPATVIESPGVIRHLEGTRFSIGEPDGTISRRCTEFSAAMIAGGLKCPVEPRLRDDIWIKLMGNVSLNPISALTRATMIEICENPGTRQVVAQMMEETLDIAARVGSNPEISIAKRIDGAQRVGHHKTSMLQDLEAGKELELDAIVAAVVEMADITSAPAPTLRTVYAATDLLARSVARRAAVPTAA, via the coding sequence GTGCGAGTCGCAGTGCTCGGAGCAGGCGCCATCGGCGCCTACGTTGGCGCGGCCCTCTGCCGCGCCGGAGTGGACGTTCACCTGATCGCCCGCGGTGCGCACCTGGCCGCCCTGCAACAGAACGGAGTCCGGATCCTCAGTCCCCGAGGGGACTTCTCGGCACATCCGCACGCCACCGACGATCCCGCCGCGGTCGGCCCGGTGGACTACGTGTTCCTGGGGCTCAAGGCACACTCCTACGCCTCGGCGGGGCCGCTGCTCGCTCCCCTGCTCGGGCCGCAGACCGCGCTCATCGCGGCCCAGAACGGCATCCCGTGGTGGTACTTCCACAAGCTCGACGGGCCGTACGAGAACCAGCGCATCCAGGCGGTGGATCCGGACGGCCAGACCTCGGCGGTGATGGAACCGGAGCGGGCGATCGGCTGCGTGGTCTATCCGGCCACCGTGATCGAGTCACCCGGGGTGATCCGCCACCTGGAGGGCACCCGGTTCTCGATCGGGGAACCGGACGGCACCATCTCGCGACGCTGTACGGAGTTCAGCGCCGCGATGATCGCCGGTGGCCTGAAGTGCCCGGTCGAACCCCGGCTGCGGGACGACATCTGGATCAAGTTGATGGGCAACGTCTCACTGAACCCGATCAGCGCCCTGACCCGGGCCACGATGATCGAGATCTGCGAGAACCCCGGCACCCGTCAGGTGGTCGCGCAGATGATGGAGGAGACGCTGGACATCGCCGCCCGGGTGGGCAGCAATCCGGAGATCTCCATCGCCAAGCGGATCGACGGTGCGCAGCGGGTCGGCCACCACAAGACCTCCATGTTGCAGGACCTGGAGGCGGGCAAGGAACTGGAACTGGACGCCATCGTCGCGGCGGTGGTGGAGATGGCCGACATCACCAGTGCCCCGGCACCCACCCTCCGTACCGTGTACGCCGCCACCGATCTGCTGGCCCGGTCCGTGGCCCGGCGGGCGGCGGTACCCACCGCGGCCTGA
- a CDS encoding TrmH family RNA methyltransferase, giving the protein MAKTLKITSRNASYQQWQALLTNRTKRQRAGEFLVQGVRPITLAVQYGWTIRALLHPYGQGLSRWGRDLLDQVDATRVLLAPELMRELGGKDDESPEMLAVVELPEDRLDRLPERADLLVVVFDRPTTPGNIGTLVRSADAFGATGVVITGHAADPYDPKAVRASTGSLFATPVVRVATHREVVDWVSDLRVRDLPVEIVGTDEHGEVDVADYDLTGPRVVLVGNETHGLSAAWRDAADRTVRIPITGAASSLNAAAAGTVVLYEAARQRARR; this is encoded by the coding sequence GTGGCGAAGACGTTGAAGATCACCAGCAGGAACGCGAGCTACCAGCAGTGGCAGGCGTTGCTGACCAACCGCACCAAGCGCCAACGGGCGGGCGAGTTCCTGGTCCAGGGCGTACGACCGATCACCCTCGCGGTGCAGTACGGGTGGACCATCCGCGCCCTGCTCCACCCGTACGGCCAGGGGTTGTCGAGGTGGGGGCGGGACCTGCTCGACCAGGTCGACGCCACCCGCGTCCTGCTCGCCCCGGAGCTGATGCGCGAACTCGGCGGCAAGGACGACGAGTCACCCGAGATGCTCGCCGTGGTGGAACTGCCCGAGGACCGGCTCGATCGGCTGCCCGAGCGGGCCGACCTGCTGGTGGTGGTCTTCGACCGGCCGACCACGCCCGGCAACATAGGCACGCTGGTCCGGTCGGCGGACGCGTTCGGGGCCACCGGAGTGGTGATCACCGGACACGCGGCCGATCCCTACGACCCGAAGGCGGTCCGGGCCAGCACCGGTTCGCTGTTCGCCACCCCGGTGGTCCGGGTCGCCACCCACCGCGAAGTGGTCGACTGGGTGAGCGACCTACGCGTCCGGGACCTCCCGGTGGAGATCGTCGGCACCGACGAGCACGGTGAGGTCGACGTCGCCGACTACGACCTCACCGGGCCGAGGGTGGTGCTCGTCGGCAACGAGACCCACGGGCTCAGCGCCGCCTGGCGGGACGCGGCCGACCGGACCGTCCGGATCCCCATCACCGGTGCCGCCAGCTCCCTGAACGCGGCGGCGGCCGGGACGGTCGTCCTCTACGAGGCCGCCCGCCAGCGGGCACGGAGGTAA
- a CDS encoding NAD-dependent formate dehydrogenase produces the protein MAKVLCVLYDDPVTGYPSSYARDSVPQINHYPGGQTVPSPEKIDFTPGELLGSVSGELGLRSYLESLGHTLVVTSDKEGPDSTFERELADAEIVISQPFWPAYLTAERIAKAPNLKLAVTAGIGSDHVDLTAAINRGITVAEVTYSNSISVAEHVVMMTLALVRNYLPSHQWVRDGGWNIADCSARAYDLEAMSVGTVAAGRIGLAVLRRLKPFDVALHYTDRHRLAPEIEAELNLTWHPDAESMVRVCDVVTINCPLHPETENMFDEALLGKMRRGSYLINTARGKIVDRDAVVRALESGQLAGYAGDVWYPQPAPADHPWRTMPHHGMTPHTSGTTLSAQARYAAGTREILESYFQGRPIRDEYLIVDGGSLAGTGQHSYSAA, from the coding sequence ATGGCGAAAGTGCTGTGCGTGCTCTACGACGACCCGGTCACCGGATACCCGAGTTCCTACGCCCGGGACAGCGTGCCGCAGATCAACCACTACCCCGGCGGTCAGACCGTACCGAGCCCGGAGAAGATCGACTTCACGCCGGGTGAGCTGCTCGGCAGTGTCTCCGGTGAGCTCGGACTGCGGTCCTATCTCGAATCGCTGGGCCACACCCTCGTTGTCACCTCGGACAAGGAGGGCCCCGACTCAACCTTCGAGCGGGAGCTCGCCGACGCCGAGATCGTCATCTCCCAGCCGTTCTGGCCGGCGTACCTGACGGCGGAGCGGATCGCGAAGGCGCCGAACCTGAAGCTGGCCGTGACCGCCGGCATCGGCTCGGACCACGTCGACCTGACCGCCGCGATCAACCGGGGCATCACGGTCGCCGAGGTGACCTACTCCAACAGCATCAGCGTGGCCGAACACGTGGTCATGATGACCCTGGCGCTGGTCCGCAACTACCTCCCCTCGCACCAGTGGGTACGCGACGGCGGCTGGAACATCGCCGACTGCTCGGCCCGTGCGTACGACCTGGAGGCGATGTCCGTCGGTACGGTCGCCGCCGGCCGGATCGGTCTGGCGGTGCTGCGCCGGCTCAAGCCGTTCGACGTCGCGCTGCACTACACCGACCGGCACCGGCTCGCCCCGGAGATCGAGGCGGAACTGAACCTCACCTGGCACCCGGACGCGGAGTCGATGGTCCGGGTCTGCGACGTGGTGACGATCAACTGCCCGTTGCACCCGGAGACCGAGAACATGTTCGACGAGGCGCTGCTGGGCAAGATGCGGCGCGGGTCGTACCTGATCAACACCGCCCGTGGGAAGATCGTCGACCGGGACGCGGTGGTACGTGCCCTGGAGTCCGGCCAGCTCGCCGGCTACGCGGGCGACGTCTGGTACCCGCAGCCAGCGCCGGCCGACCACCCGTGGCGGACGATGCCGCACCACGGCATGACGCCGCACACCTCCGGCACCACCCTGTCGGCGCAGGCACGTTACGCCGCCGGCACCCGGGAGATCCTGGAGTCCTATTTCCAGGGTCGGCCGATCCGGGACGAGTACCTGATCGTGGACGGCGGGAGTCTGGCCGGGACGGGCCAGCACTCGTACAGCGCGGCGTAG
- a CDS encoding LysR family transcriptional regulator, with the protein MFLRHLEYLTALAREGHFGRAAAACWVSQPTLSDGIRKLEAEFGVAVVRRGNRFEGFTPEGEQLLAWSRRVLADREQLLAQFGRTSHEGLTGQLRLGAVPASLPPVSLLTGPFCDRHPGTSLTVLSLTSDEILRRLTDFELDAGLTYLTDEPLTGFRTVPLYDERYLLLTSENGDFAGRSEVGWAEVARLPLCLLTPDMQNRRILDGLFHRAGVTVTPRMETNSISTLCSHVRGGRWASVIPQAWLCLLGVPPGTRVLPLTGPTATSTVGLVVLDRDPPPLVASALLHVAEGLDLQRSLDDLVPAGTFAATGSTFVADDGTDLSR; encoded by the coding sequence GTGTTTCTGCGGCACCTGGAATACCTCACCGCGCTCGCCCGGGAAGGTCACTTCGGACGGGCGGCGGCAGCGTGCTGGGTCAGCCAGCCCACCCTGTCCGACGGCATCCGCAAGCTGGAGGCCGAGTTCGGCGTGGCGGTGGTACGACGGGGAAACCGCTTCGAGGGCTTCACCCCGGAGGGCGAGCAACTGCTCGCCTGGTCCCGGCGGGTGCTCGCCGACCGGGAACAGCTACTGGCCCAGTTCGGCCGGACCAGTCACGAGGGCCTGACCGGACAGTTGCGCCTGGGCGCCGTACCGGCCTCGCTGCCACCGGTCTCCCTGCTCACCGGCCCGTTCTGCGACCGCCATCCGGGGACCAGCCTCACCGTGCTGTCGCTCACCTCGGACGAGATCCTGCGCCGGTTGACCGACTTCGAACTCGACGCCGGACTCACCTATCTGACCGACGAACCGCTGACCGGCTTCCGGACCGTACCCCTCTACGACGAGCGTTACCTCCTGCTCACCAGCGAGAACGGCGACTTCGCCGGCCGATCCGAGGTCGGTTGGGCCGAGGTGGCCCGGCTACCGCTGTGCCTGCTCACCCCGGACATGCAGAACCGACGCATCCTCGACGGACTGTTCCACCGGGCCGGGGTGACGGTGACTCCACGGATGGAGACCAACTCGATCTCCACCCTCTGCTCGCACGTACGCGGTGGGCGCTGGGCGAGCGTGATCCCGCAGGCCTGGCTCTGCCTGCTCGGGGTGCCACCGGGGACCCGGGTGCTGCCGCTGACCGGACCGACCGCGACCAGCACCGTCGGGCTGGTCGTGCTCGACCGCGACCCTCCCCCGCTGGTGGCCAGCGCGCTGCTGCACGTCGCGGAGGGCCTCGACCTGCAACGCAGCCTGGACGACCTGGTCCCCGCCGGGACCTTCGCGGCCACCGGATCGACCTTCGTCGCCGACGACGGCACCGACCTGTCTCGATAG